A single window of Anser cygnoides isolate HZ-2024a breed goose chromosome 12, Taihu_goose_T2T_genome, whole genome shotgun sequence DNA harbors:
- the BRD7 gene encoding bromodomain-containing protein 7 translates to MGKKHKKHKSDKHPYEEYVEKPLKLVLKVGGSEVAELSTGNTGLDSSLYDDKSEHEKHKDRKRKKRKKGEKQVPGEEKEKRKRKVKDDKKKRDRDHPDSDGEQELKCQTPIRLELPPEKPLASTLSKQEEVEQTPLQEALNQLMRQLQRKDPSSFFSFPVTDFIAPGYSMIIKNPMDFSTMKEKIKNNGYQSIEELKENFKLMCTNAMTYNKPDTIYYKAAKKLLHSGMKILSQERIQSLKQSIEFMADLQKTRKQKDKMEQQLTGEDENSSGKDKVESVDGDTKAFKTPNKEHKKKDKDLLEDKLRNNSLEREQEQIDRIVRESGGKLTRRLANSQCEFERRKPDGTTTLGLLNPVDLTAGEPGYCPVKLGMTAGRLQSGVNTLQGFKEDKRNKVTPVTYLNYGPYSSYAPTYDSTFANISKEDSDLIYSTYGEDSNQGSFSIHEFLMKSQDYPFLMADSLLDVLTKGGHSRSLRELEAPLEETEGPHERSDAIKDVKIMEIDIATRLDSANNDRLTALKAVTNFGMPIEEFDSEEAEIFQRKLDETTKLLRELQDAQNERLSTKPPPNMICLLGPSYREMHLAERVTNNLKELAQRVTPGDIVSTYGIRKAMGISIPLPDTEDSGVDLTDEFEEPKKTVTITENECGPVKV, encoded by the exons ATGGGCAAGAAACACAAGAAGCACAAGTCGGACAAGCACCCCTACGAGG AATATGTAGAAAAGCCCCTGAAGCTGGTGCTGAAAGTTGGAGGAAGTGAAGTTGCCGAGCTGTCTACTGGAAACACAGGACTTGATTCAAGCCTATACGATGACAAATCCGAGCACGAGAAGCACAAAGACAGAAAAcggaaaaagaggaagaaaggagagaagcaagttcctggagaagaaaaggagaaaagaaagagaaaagttaaG GATGATAAAAAGAAACGCGATCGAGACCACCCAGACAGCGATGGAGAGCAGGAACTGAAATGTCAGACCCCTATCAGGTTGGAATTGCCACCAGAGAAACCATTGGCAAGTACTTTATCAAAACAGGAAG AGGTGGAGCAGACACCACTTCAGGAAGCTCTGAATCAACTCATGAGACAGCTGCAGAG AAAGGATCCaagttctttcttttcatttcctgtgaCTGACTTTATTGCTCCTGGCTATTCCATGATCATTAAAAATCCGATGGATTTTAGTACAATGAAAGAGAAGATCAAGAACAATGGGTACCAGTCCATAGAAGAATTAAAG GAAAACTTCAAACTGATGTGTACTAACGCAATGACATACAACAAACCAGACACCATTTACTACAAAGCTgcaaaaaaactgctgcactcAGGGATGAAGATACTTAGCCAG GAGAGGATTCAGAGCCTGAAACAAAGTATAGAATTCATGGCTGATCTGCAGAAgacaaggaaacagaaagacaaGATGGAACAGCAACTAACTGGAGAAGATGAAAATAGTTCTGGGAAAGACAAAGTAGAATCTGTGGATGGTGATACCAAAGCATTCAAAACACCcaacaaagaacacaaaaa GAAAGACAAAGATCTACTTGAAGACAAATTAAGAAACAATAGCTTGGAAAGGGAACAAGAGCAGATTGATCGCATTGTTAGAGAATCTGGAGGAAAGCTAACAAGACGACTTGCAAACAGCCAG tgtgaatttgaaagaagaaagccaGATGGTACAACAACTCTGGGCCTTCTTAATCCAGTCGACCTTACTGCAGGAG AACCAGGTTACTGCCCTGTAAAGCTGGGTATGACAGCAGGGAGACTTCAGTCAGGAGTTAATACATTACAAGGGTtcaaagaagataaaagaaacaagGTTACTCCAG TGACATACTTGAATTATGGACCTTATAGTTCCTATGCTCCGACATACGATTCTACGTTTGCCAACATCAGCAAAGAAGATTCTGACTTAATCTATTCAACGTATGGGGAAGACTCTAATCAAGGATCTTTCAG TATTCATGAATTTTTGATGAAATCACAAGATTATCCTTTCCTAATGGCTGATAGTTTGCTTGATGTCCTAACTAAAGGGGGACACTCTAGATCTCTCAGAGAACTTGAAGCG CCCCTGGAAGAAACTGAAGGCCCACATGAAAGAAGTGATGCAATAAAAGATGTAAAG ATTATGGAAATTGACATTGCAACAAGGTTGGACTCTGCTAATAATGACAGACTCACAGCACTAAAAGCTGTTACAAACTTTGGCATGCCTATAGAAGAGTTTGATTCTGAGG AGGCTGAAATTTTCCAGAGGAAACTTGATGAAACAACAAAGCTTCTGAGAGAACTTCAGGATGCCCAAAATGAACGACTAAGTACGAAACCACCCCCGAACATGATTTGTCTTCTGGGTCCATCTTACAGAGAGATGCACTTAG cgGAGAGAGTAACCAATAATCTGAAAGAACTGGCACAACGAGTGACTCCAGGTGACATTGTTAGTACATATGGAATCCGGAAAGCAATGGGAATTTCGATTCCTTTACCTGATACAGAAGACAGCGGGGTAGATTTAACAGATG AGTTTGAAGAACCTAAAAAGACTGTCACCATCACTGAAAATGAATGTGGGCCAGTTAAAGTCTGA